In Acidimicrobiales bacterium, a single genomic region encodes these proteins:
- a CDS encoding LURP-one-related family protein: MGLRDRIEDRRGGGATRFKMQEKLLSIGDDSWVEDEAGNKVFKVNGKAMRIRDTWILEDLSGNEVAEIKEHKLSVRDAMKIHLGGREATVKKALVGPRQRFHVEVDGGDDLHVQGNFVDHEYEIEKGRDTVAKVSKSWFRVRDCYGVEVEPGADPALILAITVAIDGMTRDGA, encoded by the coding sequence ATGGGACTGCGCGATCGCATCGAGGACCGACGGGGCGGCGGCGCCACCCGCTTCAAGATGCAGGAGAAGCTGCTGTCCATCGGCGACGACTCGTGGGTCGAGGACGAGGCCGGCAACAAGGTCTTCAAGGTCAACGGCAAGGCCATGCGCATCCGCGACACCTGGATTCTCGAGGACCTCTCGGGCAACGAGGTGGCCGAGATCAAAGAGCACAAGCTCAGCGTGCGGGACGCCATGAAGATCCACCTCGGCGGGCGTGAGGCCACGGTCAAGAAGGCCCTGGTGGGGCCGCGCCAGCGCTTCCACGTCGAGGTCGACGGGGGCGACGACCTGCACGTGCAGGGCAACTTCGTCGATCACGAGTACGAGATCGAGAAGGGTCGCGACACCGTGGCCAAGGTGTCCAAGAGCTGGTTCCGGGTGCGTGACTGCTACGGCGTCGAGGTGGAGCCGGGCGCCGACCCCGCCCTGATCCTCGCCATCACGGTCGCCATCGACGGCATGACCCGCGACGGGGCCTGA